Proteins encoded in a region of the Populus nigra chromosome 3, ddPopNigr1.1, whole genome shotgun sequence genome:
- the LOC133689556 gene encoding elongation factor 1-alpha-like, giving the protein MGKEKVHINIVVIGHVDSGKSTTTGHLIYKLGGIDKRVIERFEKEAAEMNKRSFKYAWVLDKLKAERERGITIDIALWKFETTRYYCTVIDAPGHRDFIKNMITGTSQADCAVLIIDSTTGGFEAGISKDGQTREHALLAFTLGVKQMICCCNKMDATTPKYSKSRFDEIVKEVSSYLKKVGYNPEKIPFVPISGFEGDNMIERSTNLDWYKGPTLLEALDQISEPKRPTDKPLRLPLQDVYKIGGIGTVPVGRVETGVLKPGMVVTFGPTGLTTEVKSVEMHHEALQEALPGDNVGFNVKNVAVKDLKRGFVASNSKDDPAKEAANFTSQVIIMNHPGQIGNGYAPVLDCHTCHIAVKFAEILTKIDRRSGKELEKEPKFLKNGDAGFVKMIPTKPMVVETFSAYPPLGRFAVRDMRQTVAVGVIKSVEKKDPSGAKVTKSAVKKK; this is encoded by the exons ATGGGCAAGGAGAAGGTTCACATTAACATTGTGGTTATTGGTCATGTTGACTCTGGCAAGTCAACAACTACTGGTCATTTGATCTACAAGCTTGGAGGTATCGACAAGCGTGTGATTGAGAGGTTTGAGAAGGAAGCTGCTGAGATGAACAAAAGGTCATTCAAGTATGCCTGGGTTTTGGACAAGCTTAAGGCTGAGCGAGAGCGTGGTATCACAATTGACATTGCTCTCTGGAAGTTTGAGACAACTAGGTACTACTGCACTGTCATTGATGCCCCTGGTCATCGTGACTTTATCAAGAATATGATCACTGGTACCTCACAGGCTGACTGTGCTGTCCTAATTATTGATTCCACCACTGGTGGTTTTGAAGCTGGTATCTCCAAGGATGGCCAGACCCGTGAACATGCCTTGCTTGCCTTCACCCTTGGTGTGAAGCAGATGATTTGCTGTTGCAACAAG ATGGATGCCACCACCCCCAAGTACTCCAAGTCTCGGTTCGATGAAATCGTGAAGGAAGTTTCTTCCTACCTGAAGAAGGTTGGTTACAACCCTGAGAAGATCCCATTTGTCCCTATATCTGGTTTTGAGGGTGATAACATGATTGAGAGGTCCACCAACCTTGACTGGTACAAGGGCCCCACCCTCCTTGAAGCTCTTGACCAGATCAGCGAGCCCAAGAGACCCACAGACAAGCCTCTCCGTCTTCCACTTCAGGATGTCTACAAGATTGGTGGTATTGGAACTGTACCTGTGGGACGTGTTGAGACTGGTGTCCTGAAGCCTGGTATGGTCGTGACCTTCGGCCCCACTGGACTGACTACTGAAGTTAAATCTGTTGAGATGCACCATGAAGCTCTTCAGGAGGCCCTTCCAGGTGACAATGTTGGTTTCAATGTTAAGAATGTTGCTGTCAAGGATCTCAAACGTGGTTTTGTTGCTTCCAACTCTAAGGATGATCCTGCCAAGGAGGCTGCCAACTTCACCTCTCAGGTCATCATCATGAACCACCCTGGTCAAATTGGGAATGGATATGCCCCTGTCCTTGACTGTCACACCTGCCACATTGCTGTCAAGTTTGCTGAGATTTTGACCAAGATTGACAGGCGATCTGGCAAAGAGCTCGAGAAGGAGCCCAAGTTCTTGAAGAATGGTGATGCTGGGTTTGTGAAGATGATTCCCACCAAGCCTATGGTTGTTGAGACCTTTTCTGCCTATCCTCCTCTTGGTCGTTTTGCAGTGAGGGACATGCGTCAGACCGTGGCGGTTGGTGTCATTAAGAGTGTTGAGAAGAAGGATCCATCTGGTGCCAAGGTCACCAAGTCTGCAGTAAAGAAAAAGTGA